From the genome of Clostridium sp. BNL1100, one region includes:
- a CDS encoding condensation domain-containing protein, whose protein sequence is MTSEFESCDKTIKDPYERILKSYNRMIFPDGILSKYNLDIINKFYRNIPRNRMNYYKHHSRELKKTINTNKSYSEGKQASMDIIPASERDIHNYLSCCRMATFQIQAIMKLDGRLDFDRLKRAVRLSVDAEPVLASRFVEDEKHYWKRLDNIDGISFCSLEETDNADETIKQFLQSPLDMDNDPQVKVKIMRLEQYDILGVKLNYVCCDGTAAKEYIQLLSHIYSHIDQGNSTYIPESQTGSRKDQDGLFKELGIKYPELSWNPPRDTPKTKWGFPWIQRREDSIHFEVCRIPKGDFEKVYQYGKSTEATINDLILTAFYRTMFKISKPKQGAPMDITSTIDLRHYLPDHKSQVIKNLFGGLITRISRKMNETFDGTLSRVMSATTKVKELHSDVNNNMDEENNEKNNLAYFRDYFDHMSQTLETSTKSPSYIGNECFPGLCNLGSISRSLIGFGQNVVTDAYFIPPVIRAPGLLLLVSSYNDILTMSLGYCKASINQRDMKALLNSIKDELIKGCKVKTDSNNN, encoded by the coding sequence ATGACATCAGAATTTGAATCTTGTGACAAAACGATTAAAGATCCATATGAAAGAATATTAAAAAGCTATAACAGGATGATATTTCCTGATGGTATACTTTCTAAATATAATTTAGATATTATTAACAAATTTTACAGAAATATACCCAGAAACAGGATGAATTATTATAAACATCATTCTAGAGAATTGAAGAAAACCATTAATACAAATAAATCTTACAGTGAAGGTAAGCAGGCTAGCATGGATATTATACCTGCCAGTGAGCGTGATATACATAACTATCTATCATGTTGTAGAATGGCAACTTTCCAGATTCAAGCCATAATGAAGCTCGACGGAAGGTTGGACTTTGACAGATTGAAGCGAGCGGTAAGACTGTCTGTTGACGCAGAACCCGTTTTGGCATCCCGGTTTGTTGAAGATGAAAAGCATTATTGGAAACGTTTGGATAACATTGATGGAATCAGTTTTTGTTCTTTGGAAGAGACAGATAATGCTGATGAAACTATTAAGCAGTTTTTACAGAGTCCTTTAGACATGGATAATGATCCACAGGTAAAAGTTAAAATAATGCGTTTGGAGCAATATGACATATTAGGGGTGAAGCTCAATTATGTATGTTGTGATGGAACAGCTGCAAAGGAATATATCCAACTATTATCACACATATACTCCCACATTGATCAAGGTAATAGCACCTACATACCTGAATCCCAAACAGGCAGCAGAAAGGATCAGGATGGATTATTTAAAGAATTAGGTATAAAATACCCGGAATTAAGCTGGAATCCACCCCGGGACACCCCCAAGACTAAGTGGGGATTCCCATGGATACAAAGGCGAGAGGATTCAATTCATTTTGAAGTATGTAGGATTCCAAAGGGTGATTTTGAGAAAGTATACCAATATGGAAAATCGACAGAAGCGACGATTAATGATTTAATTCTTACGGCATTTTATAGAACTATGTTTAAAATATCTAAGCCAAAACAAGGTGCTCCTATGGATATTACTTCAACTATCGATCTGCGACATTATCTTCCAGATCATAAGTCTCAGGTTATAAAAAATTTATTCGGAGGGCTTATAACAAGAATATCCAGAAAAATGAATGAAACCTTTGATGGCACTTTATCAAGGGTCATGAGTGCCACGACAAAAGTTAAAGAATTACATTCGGATGTAAATAACAATATGGATGAAGAAAATAATGAAAAAAATAATCTCGCATATTTTCGAGATTATTTTGACCACATGTCTCAGACTTTAGAGACTTCAACAAAAAGTCCTTCTTATATTGGTAATGAATGTTTCCCTGGACTTTGCAATTTAGGAAGTATCTCAAGATCCTTAATAGGCTTCGGACAAAATGTTGTTACAGATGCATACTTTATACCGCCTGTTATACGTGCACCCGGACTCCTACTGCTTGTAAGCTCCTATAATGATATATTAACTATGTCATTAGGCTATTGCAAAGCCTCAATTAACCAGAGGGATATGAAAGCACTTCTAAATTCAATTAAAGATGAACTTATCAAAGGATGCAAAGTGAAAACTGACTCTAATAATAATTAA
- a CDS encoding condensation domain-containing protein — protein MRDIYKYNKNNISKMMQSATRYYKDYAKILEKSMVGLQNQYNMEDRTGTFPVNGHDIYNYVARYNMANLQIQAIMKLDGRLDFDKLKRAVRLSIDEEPVLGCRFIEDRKPYWKPLDNIEIINFCALEETEDIDQAIHNFIRGTIDLDNDPMVNVRLIRSSRSDVLAIKMNHACCDGIGTQEYVQLLADIYTKLDQKSDTFIPEPRIAGRRDQDRLFAELGITNQDAIFVPGSDIFMPTWPFPWEQSGSNTALMSVSRIPSGHLEEISKYAKSLGATVNDYILTAFYRAMIQMGQPIYGVPMEIPVTVDLRRYLPDHKTLAIRNFSGSVNTRLIMLINEPFNRTLRRVSNMMKKIKKGYPGLQSAIGLERLEKISFIETLAYYQADAKKTQLTCPLYFGDKCVPTLSNLGILSKSLIKFGNNTVIDAFILPPVVRAPGLLLMTSTYNSVLTLAAGYYKSTVSKENIDRLLSIIKNELIQGYKN, from the coding sequence ATGAGGGATATATATAAATATAATAAGAATAATATCAGCAAAATGATGCAAAGTGCAACACGCTATTATAAAGACTATGCTAAAATATTAGAAAAAAGTATGGTGGGTCTGCAAAATCAATATAATATGGAAGATAGAACAGGCACTTTTCCGGTTAACGGGCATGATATTTACAATTATGTAGCACGATACAATATGGCAAATCTCCAGATTCAAGCCATAATGAAGCTGGATGGAAGATTGGACTTCGATAAATTAAAACGGGCCGTAAGATTGTCAATTGATGAAGAGCCTGTTCTGGGATGCCGGTTCATTGAGGATAGGAAGCCTTATTGGAAACCATTGGATAACATTGAAATAATCAATTTCTGCGCTTTAGAAGAGACTGAAGATATTGATCAAGCTATTCATAATTTTATACGAGGTACTATAGACCTTGATAATGACCCAATGGTGAATGTAAGGCTCATACGCTCAAGCCGAAGTGATGTTTTAGCTATAAAAATGAATCATGCTTGTTGTGATGGAATAGGAACACAGGAATATGTACAGCTTCTGGCAGACATATATACCAAGCTTGATCAGAAGAGTGATACCTTTATACCTGAACCCAGAATAGCTGGGAGAAGGGATCAGGATAGGTTGTTTGCAGAATTGGGAATAACAAACCAAGATGCAATATTTGTACCCGGGTCGGATATTTTTATGCCTACATGGCCATTTCCCTGGGAGCAAAGCGGGTCTAATACAGCCCTTATGTCAGTTTCCAGAATTCCTTCCGGGCATTTGGAGGAAATAAGTAAATATGCCAAAAGCCTGGGCGCTACAGTTAATGATTATATCCTTACTGCTTTTTATAGAGCAATGATCCAAATGGGGCAGCCTATATATGGTGTGCCTATGGAAATTCCAGTTACAGTTGATTTACGTCGTTATCTTCCTGATCATAAAACCCTGGCAATAAGAAACTTTTCAGGTTCGGTAAACACCAGGCTTATAATGCTCATAAATGAACCCTTTAATAGAACTTTGAGAAGAGTTTCAAATATGATGAAAAAAATAAAAAAGGGGTATCCTGGTTTACAAAGTGCTATTGGACTGGAACGTTTAGAAAAAATAAGCTTTATAGAAACACTTGCCTATTATCAGGCTGATGCTAAGAAGACACAATTGACTTGTCCCTTATATTTCGGTGATAAGTGCGTACCTACTTTATCCAATTTAGGCATTTTGTCAAAATCTTTAATAAAGTTTGGTAATAACACTGTTATTGACGCTTTTATTTTACCTCCCGTTGTGCGTGCACCAGGCCTTTTACTAATGACAAGCACCTACAACTCCGTTTTAACACTTGCAGCCGGTTATTACAAGAGTACAGTCAGCAAGGAGAATATAGATAGGCTTCTTAGTATAATTAAAAATGAGCTTATTCAAGGATATAAAAATTAA
- a CDS encoding GDSL-type esterase/lipase family protein has product MYSLRKRLLSLIMVLSICLCVSSVCNANQATSQDVTAAVSGLIGDLNGDSAIDALDYSLMKQFLLGTVTNLPVQDDLYAADLDGDAKITALDLSLSKQYLLGLITKFPKTPPQNVTTVVMPLGDSITDGLTVPGGYRIKLWNNITNAGLKVDFVGSMSNGPTELGDKNHEGHSGWRIDQIDANINAWMTTYKPKIVLLHIGTNDISQKYDLANAPTRLSALIDKICAKLPSDGKLYVAKVIPLSYADVSNYNTQVAQVVQNKVNQGKPVFIVDMYTAITTADLADGVHCNRTGYDKMADVWYNAIKNDLGK; this is encoded by the coding sequence ATGTATAGTTTAAGAAAAAGACTGTTATCATTAATAATGGTGTTAAGCATTTGTCTGTGCGTAAGTTCAGTTTGTAATGCTAACCAGGCCACTTCACAAGACGTAACTGCGGCGGTATCAGGACTTATCGGAGATCTGAACGGAGATAGTGCCATCGATGCACTGGATTATTCGTTAATGAAGCAATTCCTACTTGGTACCGTTACAAATCTACCTGTTCAGGATGATCTATATGCTGCTGACCTTGACGGTGATGCAAAAATAACAGCATTGGATTTATCCTTATCAAAGCAATATCTTTTAGGACTCATTACAAAGTTTCCTAAAACTCCGCCTCAAAACGTTACTACTGTTGTAATGCCTTTGGGTGATTCAATAACTGACGGTTTAACTGTACCGGGAGGTTACCGAATCAAGCTATGGAATAATATAACAAATGCAGGGCTAAAAGTTGATTTTGTGGGCTCTATGTCAAACGGACCTACGGAACTTGGTGATAAGAATCATGAAGGCCACTCTGGCTGGCGTATTGATCAGATTGATGCTAATATTAATGCCTGGATGACCACATATAAACCCAAAATCGTTTTATTACATATCGGTACGAATGATATCTCACAAAAATATGATTTGGCTAATGCACCTACCAGATTAAGTGCATTAATTGACAAGATTTGTGCTAAATTACCGAGCGATGGCAAACTCTATGTTGCTAAAGTTATTCCTTTGAGCTATGCAGATGTCAGCAACTATAACACTCAAGTTGCTCAAGTAGTTCAAAACAAGGTTAATCAAGGTAAGCCCGTGTTTATTGTTGATATGTATACTGCAATTACTACTGCCGATTTAGCAGATGGAGTTCATTGTAATAGAACAGGTTATGATAAGATGGCGGATGTTTGGTATAATGCTATCAAAAATGATTTAGGTAAATAA
- a CDS encoding VanZ family protein, whose amino-acid sequence MNKREKIKTVFLCGVFICYILLLIKILFLSRISILELFNSPRTLFRSINIIPFYSITEYITASSINIKQFAFSNVVGNIVIFIPLGVYLPLFKKSKKAIPNLLFIFIVSLFVEIIQGLLGIGISDIDDVILNCLGGWIGILGYKFSLFILEDEKTVYTAITILSAVIGLPVILYLLFMVKMRF is encoded by the coding sequence ATGAATAAACGAGAGAAAATCAAAACAGTCTTCTTATGTGGTGTTTTCATTTGTTACATACTTTTGTTAATTAAAATATTGTTCTTATCAAGAATTTCAATTTTGGAGCTATTTAATAGTCCAAGGACTTTATTTAGGTCAATTAATATCATTCCTTTTTATAGCATAACGGAATATATAACTGCCAGCTCTATAAATATTAAACAATTTGCTTTTAGTAATGTGGTTGGCAATATAGTTATTTTTATTCCTCTTGGTGTATATTTGCCGTTATTCAAAAAATCTAAAAAAGCAATACCCAACCTGTTGTTTATATTTATAGTAAGTTTATTTGTTGAAATCATTCAAGGGCTTTTAGGTATTGGAATATCAGACATTGATGATGTAATTCTAAATTGTCTGGGTGGATGGATTGGTATTTTAGGGTATAAATTTTCATTATTTATATTAGAAGACGAGAAAACAGTATATACTGCAATCACAATACTGTCTGCTGTCATAGGATTACCGGTTATATTATATTTATTATTCATGGTTAAAATGAGATTCTGA
- a CDS encoding CARDB domain-containing protein translates to MKEPKIFKMHFFVSKTLFFAVMMFIITLLSIPVFAASSEIVPVKPRVDLTPISIKYADTLTTGKLIGFDCLVRNLGTANSSGFTVKWFVDGKEICTGHHIGIPAGKSIIDPSDGGTLFYTFSSAGTYTITIQVDSNNEVSELNEKNNSLSLTVTVVSPQADLVPTTITASATTNIKLGQHITFDSGVKNTGGADASGFAVKWLVNNIQFGYGGHEPVPANTTVMNGNSQFEYTFNSPGTYTITFQVDSDKDINEANENNNETSIIITVPKTDLVPTGISVSATTNIKVGQLITFESGIINNGGVNASGFYVKWFINGIEVACNGYGEVPAYSTVYHQNGKLSYSFNAPGTYTITFLIDPDNKLNESYTGNNTASTTITILPADLVPTMITTTQVTYVNVGKPVTFTCGIRNDGGVGTSAFNVKWFVDGVEVGAQSYSGVPARTTIAEISRLDYTFNSPGNHTVLFRVDSSDLIYEYNEIDNETTAIITVTN, encoded by the coding sequence ATGAAAGAGCCAAAGATATTTAAAATGCACTTTTTTGTTAGTAAAACACTGTTTTTTGCGGTAATGATGTTTATAATAACTTTGCTTAGTATACCGGTATTTGCTGCAAGCTCGGAAATAGTACCAGTTAAACCGAGAGTTGATCTGACTCCTATTAGCATAAAATACGCAGATACTCTGACAACCGGAAAACTAATCGGATTTGACTGCTTGGTCAGAAATTTAGGCACTGCAAATTCCTCGGGTTTTACTGTTAAATGGTTTGTTGACGGCAAAGAAATATGCACAGGTCATCATATTGGAATTCCGGCAGGCAAGTCGATAATTGATCCAAGCGATGGAGGCACACTTTTTTACACATTTAGTTCAGCAGGAACATATACAATCACTATTCAGGTAGACAGTAATAATGAAGTGTCTGAACTTAATGAAAAAAATAACAGTTTATCTCTCACTGTTACAGTTGTATCACCTCAGGCAGATCTTGTTCCAACAACTATAACTGCTTCTGCCACAACAAATATAAAGCTTGGTCAGCACATAACATTTGACAGCGGTGTAAAGAATACGGGAGGTGCTGATGCTTCCGGCTTTGCGGTTAAGTGGCTGGTTAATAACATCCAATTTGGCTACGGCGGCCATGAGCCTGTTCCTGCAAATACTACAGTAATGAATGGGAACAGTCAGTTTGAATACACTTTTAATTCTCCGGGAACCTATACCATAACCTTTCAGGTTGATTCCGACAAAGATATAAATGAAGCAAATGAAAATAATAATGAAACATCGATTATCATCACGGTACCCAAAACAGATCTTGTTCCAACCGGTATTTCAGTTTCTGCTACCACAAATATCAAGGTTGGGCAGCTTATTACGTTTGAAAGCGGCATAATAAATAACGGAGGTGTCAATGCCTCGGGCTTTTACGTAAAATGGTTTATCAACGGTATTGAGGTTGCCTGCAATGGTTATGGGGAAGTCCCTGCCTACAGTACCGTATACCATCAAAACGGTAAGTTAAGCTATTCTTTCAATGCTCCCGGGACATATACAATAACCTTCCTGATTGACCCTGACAATAAGCTCAACGAATCATATACAGGGAACAATACAGCGTCTACCACCATTACAATACTTCCGGCAGACCTTGTTCCAACAATGATTACAACTACTCAGGTTACTTATGTTAATGTTGGAAAACCTGTAACCTTCACATGCGGGATCAGAAATGACGGAGGTGTGGGTACAAGTGCATTTAATGTCAAATGGTTTGTAGACGGTGTTGAAGTTGGAGCTCAAAGCTACTCTGGAGTTCCTGCACGCACTACTATAGCTGAAATTAGCCGCCTTGATTACACTTTTAACTCACCGGGAAATCATACGGTCTTATTTCGGGTAGATTCCAGTGATTTAATATATGAATACAATGAAATTGACAATGAAACGACTGCAATAATCACTGTTACAAATTAA
- a CDS encoding aminoglycoside phosphotransferase family protein produces the protein MEKGKLLGKGLTAEVYEWGKDKVLKLYFNKFSNDDWVDHEAKVGYLVHESGIISPAVFDKVEINGRRGIIFERIFGKSILEHLVTEPWELYNYMRQLALLQHNIHKFSTNGLPTQKEKFTYKIRASSSILRGRLKKILDYMESLPDGESICHGDLHFNNIIVSGNKLVPIDWNGAYMGNPLGDVARTCMIIRPPTLSRVPDAVNMLTYYPRLLAYQVYINEYMKLAKAKYEDIDVWMLPVAASRLKDRIPGEKKWLLDMIDKRLEQLR, from the coding sequence ATGGAAAAAGGAAAATTGCTGGGCAAGGGTTTAACTGCCGAGGTATATGAATGGGGAAAGGATAAGGTTTTAAAGCTATATTTCAATAAGTTTAGTAACGATGACTGGGTAGATCATGAGGCGAAAGTTGGATATTTAGTTCATGAATCAGGTATAATATCGCCAGCTGTATTTGATAAGGTTGAAATTAATGGACGTAGAGGAATAATCTTTGAAAGAATATTTGGTAAATCAATTCTGGAGCATCTCGTAACAGAACCTTGGGAATTATATAATTATATGCGGCAGTTGGCACTCTTGCAACATAATATTCATAAATTTTCGACAAATGGGTTACCAACCCAGAAGGAAAAATTCACATATAAAATAAGGGCCTCATCTAGTATACTCCGAGGAAGGCTAAAAAAAATATTAGACTATATGGAAAGTTTACCGGATGGTGAAAGTATTTGCCATGGCGACCTCCATTTTAATAATATCATAGTTTCAGGTAACAAATTGGTGCCGATTGACTGGAATGGCGCCTATATGGGGAACCCGTTAGGGGACGTTGCACGGACATGCATGATTATCCGTCCACCGACTCTTTCCAGAGTACCTGATGCAGTGAATATGCTGACCTATTACCCTCGATTGCTGGCATACCAGGTTTATATAAATGAGTATATGAAGCTTGCCAAGGCAAAGTATGAGGATATTGATGTATGGATGCTTCCAGTAGCTGCTTCAAGGCTCAAAGACCGTATACCTGGAGAGAAAAAGTGGCTATTGGACATGATCGATAAACGCTTGGAACAATTAAGATAA
- a CDS encoding acyl-CoA thioesterase yields MITRTSFPVRYSEIDKMGIVHHSNYPKWFEIGRRDYMNKAGIPNLSVYSQGFYLPLCELECKFKSPAKYGDEIVVITALTFVSCVRVRFEYKLLNNRTEKLIAVGNTVHAWTDKNIKPLNIEKAAPRIYTSFKALVETGGINEDKDTMYIHKQ; encoded by the coding sequence ATGATAACCAGAACTTCGTTTCCTGTCAGGTATTCTGAAATAGATAAAATGGGTATAGTACATCATTCTAATTACCCAAAGTGGTTTGAAATCGGCAGGAGAGATTATATGAACAAAGCAGGAATTCCTAATTTAAGTGTATATAGTCAGGGATTTTATCTTCCTCTTTGTGAGTTGGAATGTAAATTTAAAAGTCCTGCAAAATATGGTGATGAAATAGTAGTTATTACAGCTTTAACATTTGTATCCTGCGTAAGGGTAAGGTTTGAATACAAATTACTAAATAATAGGACAGAAAAGCTTATAGCGGTAGGAAATACTGTTCATGCATGGACAGATAAAAATATCAAACCACTCAATATAGAAAAGGCAGCACCACGTATATATACATCATTTAAGGCGCTAGTGGAAACAGGCGGAATTAACGAAGACAAGGACACTATGTATATCCATAAGCAATAA